The Comamonas piscis region GTACAACGTGGGCCTGCTCACGCCAAGCTTCTGGGCAACCACCTGTGCACTTCCCTCACGAGTGCACAGCTCGAGGACTGCCTGCTTCTTCAGTTGCAGCGGCCATGGTGCACAGGCGGCCCTGCCGACAGCACGCTGCCGGGACTCGGGGTCCAGCTCATCAATCCAGGCACGCAGCAAATCGCGGCACGGATAGCCCAACGCCTTGACCGTGGAGGCAATGCAGCGCCCGTGCGCGGCGTAGTGTTCGACAGCCTGCTCCTTCTGAATTTGAGAGTACTTCGGCTTCGAGCGCACGTAACCGGACGACAGGTCCAGGCGCCGCTCGTACTCCTCATGCCAGCTCTTCAAAGCGTTCTTCGTCGGGTAGCCCAGCTGCCGGATGGTAGGCCTAACGCGTTTGCCCATCTTGATGTAGAGCTCAACGGCTCGAATGCGGTCGTCGTATGAATACATGAACTACCTCCTGGCAGTCCAAGTTTTCGTCCGCATCCTACAAATTATAGAGCCTCTTGCGGTGTAGGATAAAGCCTGCAATCAGAATCCGCTGAAGAAGTCTGTTGAAAAGGGATTACGGTGTTAGGCGCCCAAAAGCAGTGGATGCACCTGCTACTCATTTTGCCATTTGAAATAAATGTCAGATAAAAAAACAAAAACACTTTTGCAAGGCAAGCTCTCTCCCGGATTGGTGAAAATCCTCGCAAAAAACAATCTACACACAGTGGAGGCAGTCAAGCGAGCTTATCCCGAAAGACTGCTGAGAATGCCAGGCATTGGCATTGTGCGCTTCCGGATGATTGAAGCAGAGTTGATTCACAGCGGCCCCTACAGACCCCTTTTTGCTGCTTCCCCTTTTCCTGAAGTACCTGGTTCAACTCTGAAAAATTCCCCATTGCCGCTGGCTACAGTACGCCGCTTGGCAAGAAATGGCGTCTTTACTGAACAGCAGCTACGCGAAGCCTATCCTGAGAAGCTGATGAAGATTAGTTTTATTGGATTAGTTTCACTTCGCGAAATCGAGCGCATCTTTTTTCCAGGGCAGCGATACGATCCTCCTAAACGTAAGCAGCCACCCCCAAACTTTCCCCGATGGAGTTAACGAAGTTGCCAAGGAGGTTCCGAAGTCCTGCTGGAAAAGATCTATGATGAATTTACCATGCATAACGAACCGCAACTCGAGACGCCTCTAGGCGATCTACTGCCACTCCGAGCGAAGTCCGTTCTCTTAAAGAATGGACTTCATACAATGGAGGAAGTCCGCCGGGCATACCCGGATCAACTTTTGAAGATGAGAGGCATGGGGATGCTTCGATTCAGGGACATCGAGGGAGCGCTCTTCCCAGGTGAGTCATTCACTCCTGCCATGCCGAGACCTCCAGTGCGTCAGATTAAAGGCTCATCTCTCAATGGCGTGCTATCCCCAGCCACGGTTCAAGCGTTGGCGCGCGGCGGGATCACGACTGTTGAGCAGTTGCGGGCAATGAACCCCAAGCAACTGATGAAGATTGATGGCTTCGGCGCTGGGAAGCTCAGGGAGATCGAGAGCGTGTTCTTTGCGGGGGGGCAGGCGTGACCCAGTGCTGAAGTAGCAATCGTGGTCCACCTCCCAGCTGCATTGC contains the following coding sequences:
- a CDS encoding helix-hairpin-helix domain-containing protein, whose protein sequence is MRQIKGSSLNGVLSPATVQALARGGITTVEQLRAMNPKQLMKIDGFGAGKLREIESVFFAGGQA
- a CDS encoding helix-hairpin-helix domain-containing protein gives rise to the protein MSDKKTKTLLQGKLSPGLVKILAKNNLHTVEAVKRAYPERLLRMPGIGIVRFRMIEAELIHSGPYRPLFAASPFPEVPGSTLKNSPLPLATVRRLARNGVFTEQQLREAYPEKLMKISFIGLVSLREIERIFFPGQRYDPPKRKQPPPNFPRWS